In Thermococcus camini, a genomic segment contains:
- a CDS encoding hydroxyacid dehydrogenase, with the protein MKVLVAAPLHERAIEVLKNAGFEIVYEEYPDETRLLELVGDVEAIVVRSKPKVTRKVIEAAPKLKVIGRAGVGLDNIDLEAAKERGIKVVNSPGASSRSVAELAVALMFSVARKIAFADRKMREGIWAKKQAMGIELEGKTIGVVGFGRIGYEVARIAHALGMKVLLYDPYPNEERAKEVGGTFASLEDLLRESDVVTLHVPLIDATYHLINEERLKLMKPTAILINAARGAVVDTGALVKALQEGWIAGAGLDVFEEEPLPKDHPLTKLDNVVLTPHIGASTVEAQMRAGVQVAEQIVEALKG; encoded by the coding sequence GTGAAGGTTTTGGTTGCGGCACCTCTGCACGAGAGGGCGATAGAGGTTTTGAAGAACGCAGGCTTTGAAATCGTTTACGAGGAGTATCCCGATGAGACCCGCCTTCTGGAGCTCGTCGGGGACGTTGAGGCTATAGTCGTCAGGAGCAAGCCGAAGGTGACGAGAAAGGTCATCGAGGCGGCTCCAAAGCTCAAGGTCATCGGAAGGGCCGGCGTCGGTCTGGACAACATAGACCTCGAAGCCGCTAAGGAGAGGGGCATTAAAGTCGTCAACAGCCCCGGCGCCTCGAGCAGAAGCGTCGCCGAGCTTGCCGTTGCGCTCATGTTCAGCGTGGCCAGGAAGATAGCCTTCGCCGACAGGAAGATGAGGGAAGGTATCTGGGCCAAGAAGCAGGCCATGGGAATCGAGCTTGAGGGCAAGACCATAGGCGTAGTCGGCTTCGGAAGGATAGGCTACGAGGTCGCCAGGATAGCCCACGCCCTCGGCATGAAAGTCCTGCTCTACGACCCCTACCCGAACGAGGAGAGGGCCAAAGAAGTCGGTGGAACCTTCGCCTCCCTTGAGGACCTCCTCAGGGAGAGCGACGTTGTAACGCTCCACGTTCCGCTCATTGATGCGACCTACCACCTCATAAACGAGGAGCGCCTTAAGCTCATGAAGCCGACGGCGATACTCATAAACGCGGCTAGAGGGGCTGTGGTTGACACCGGAGCACTCGTTAAGGCCCTCCAGGAGGGTTGGATCGCTGGAGCTGGCCTGGACGTCTTCGAGGAGGAGCCCCTCCCGAAGGATCACCCGCTCACAAAGCTCGACAACGTGGTTCTAACTCCCCACATAGGGGCCTCAACCGTCGAGGCCCAGATGCGCGCTGGAGTCCAGGTCGCGGAGCAGATAGTCGAGGCTCTGAAGGGCTGA
- a CDS encoding TIGR00153 family protein — translation MPIFGGKESSVFEAIDKHLEVVGESLVAFRELVDAYLNDDLERARAFEREVDQLESKADTLRRGIETMLYEGAFLPANRGDYVRLSELIDQVADAAESAAHTLILAKPKVPKELRAEILRLVESAVETYGVLVQAVNAMNSDVDRAIELAKAVEDAEEIADEVEYDVKGKVFESETITTYAKLIWNQILTKIGDIADRAEDASDQVMLMAIKRRG, via the coding sequence ATGCCCATATTCGGGGGTAAGGAGAGCAGCGTTTTTGAAGCCATAGACAAGCACCTTGAGGTCGTGGGCGAGTCTCTTGTTGCCTTCAGGGAGCTGGTTGATGCTTACCTCAACGATGACTTGGAGAGGGCCAGGGCCTTTGAGAGGGAAGTTGACCAGCTGGAGAGCAAGGCCGACACCCTCAGGAGAGGCATAGAGACAATGCTCTACGAGGGGGCCTTTCTGCCCGCCAACAGGGGGGACTACGTGAGGCTGAGCGAGCTCATCGACCAGGTGGCTGACGCTGCTGAGAGCGCGGCCCACACCCTCATACTGGCCAAGCCTAAGGTTCCGAAGGAGCTGAGGGCGGAAATCCTAAGGCTTGTGGAGTCCGCCGTTGAGACCTACGGGGTTCTCGTTCAGGCTGTGAACGCTATGAACTCAGATGTTGACAGGGCGATAGAGCTGGCCAAGGCCGTGGAGGATGCCGAGGAGATAGCCGACGAGGTTGAGTACGACGTCAAGGGCAAGGTTTTTGAGAGCGAGACAATCACGACCTACGCCAAGCTTATCTGGAACCAGATACTGACGAAGATAGGTGACATAGCAGACCGCGCCGAGGACGCGTCGGATCAGGTCATGCTCATGGCGATAAAGAGAAGGGGATGA
- a CDS encoding 2-dehydropantoate 2-reductase → MKIYVLGAGSIGSLFGALLSRAGNEVTLIGRENQVRAINENGLHVSGVEEFTVRPRASLTAPDEPPDLLILATKSYSTKTALECARGCIGPDTWILSVQNGLGNEELALKVAPNVIGGITTNGAMLVEWGHVRWTGRGLTVIGRYPTGADPFVERVAEVFRTAGLETSVTEHVIGWKWAKAIVNSVINGLGTVLEVKNGFLKDDPYLEAVSVDLAREGCLVAQKLGVEFEIHPLELLWDTIERTRENYNSTLQDIRRGKRTEVDYIHGKIVEYAHSVGLEAPRNELLWALIKARENLNKPGGEV, encoded by the coding sequence ATGAAGATTTACGTGCTCGGGGCCGGAAGCATAGGCTCGCTTTTTGGCGCGCTCCTCTCGAGGGCGGGGAACGAGGTCACCCTGATAGGACGGGAAAACCAGGTGAGGGCGATAAACGAGAACGGTCTGCACGTTTCGGGGGTTGAGGAGTTCACGGTTCGTCCCCGGGCCAGCCTCACCGCCCCGGATGAGCCTCCTGATCTGCTGATTCTGGCCACGAAGTCGTACTCTACGAAGACTGCCCTGGAATGCGCCAGAGGATGCATAGGGCCGGATACGTGGATACTCAGCGTGCAGAACGGCCTCGGCAACGAGGAGCTTGCGTTGAAGGTTGCGCCCAATGTCATAGGAGGAATAACCACGAACGGTGCCATGCTCGTTGAGTGGGGGCACGTGCGCTGGACCGGGCGCGGACTCACGGTTATCGGGAGGTACCCTACGGGGGCCGATCCCTTCGTGGAAAGGGTGGCCGAAGTTTTCAGAACTGCTGGCCTTGAAACGTCCGTTACGGAGCACGTTATCGGCTGGAAGTGGGCGAAAGCCATAGTGAACTCAGTTATCAACGGGCTCGGAACGGTTCTTGAGGTCAAAAACGGCTTTCTGAAGGACGACCCTTATCTCGAAGCGGTGTCCGTGGACTTGGCGCGCGAGGGCTGCCTCGTGGCCCAGAAGCTGGGTGTGGAGTTCGAAATACACCCCCTGGAGCTCCTCTGGGATACGATAGAGCGGACGCGGGAGAACTACAACTCAACGCTCCAGGATATACGGCGCGGTAAGCGGACCGAGGTGGACTACATCCATGGAAAGATAGTGGAGTACGCCCACTCCGTGGGTCTGGAGGCGCCCAGAAACGAGCTTTTGTGGGCCCTGATCAAAGCCAGGGAAAATCTAAATAAACCGGGCGGTGAAGTATAG
- the otg gene encoding methylated-DNA--protein-cysteine methyltransferase, translating to MLSIEKFRIADREVWIAVLFEDGIQGITFALDWEQFERNLNRLTGFLRKRGVDVSTERGRQDYPILVRDVIIGRMSNAEILPELSFEGVTAFERRVYEWLTKNVKRGSVITYGGLARAIGTSPRAIGGAMRRNPYPIVVPCHRVVARDNIGYYTPRLEEKMFLLEIEGVEGWTSSKRT from the coding sequence ATGCTGAGCATTGAGAAGTTTCGGATAGCCGACAGGGAAGTCTGGATAGCTGTGCTTTTTGAGGACGGGATTCAGGGAATAACCTTCGCGCTGGACTGGGAGCAGTTCGAGAGGAACCTCAACCGCCTCACGGGATTTCTGAGGAAACGGGGCGTGGACGTCAGTACCGAACGCGGAAGGCAGGACTACCCCATCCTCGTCAGAGACGTCATCATCGGCAGGATGAGTAACGCCGAAATTCTGCCGGAGCTCTCCTTTGAGGGCGTAACGGCCTTTGAAAGGAGGGTTTACGAGTGGCTCACGAAAAACGTTAAAAGAGGGAGTGTTATAACGTATGGTGGCCTTGCCAGGGCTATTGGCACGTCACCACGGGCCATAGGCGGGGCGATGAGGAGGAACCCGTACCCGATAGTCGTTCCCTGCCACAGGGTTGTGGCCAGAGATAACATCGGTTACTACACTCCAAGGCTGGAGGAGAAGATGTTCCTGCTCGAAATCGAGGGGGTGGAAGGATGGACAAGCTCAAAGCGTACCTAA
- a CDS encoding tetratricopeptide repeat protein, which produces MDKLKAYLIGFLIAILAIAAGIVWYGGWKLLLQVILTLGFLGVTLMLLFFTGLTLYAESWKYGAILAIFTAISGYGLYLSATWRSLNVVAGIIVFFIAIVAFGIWYISEPDLSLTDRFRSAEKLEKMGKYKAAARKYEKAGNYLKAAEMYEKLGWMESAAWAYEKAEKYEKAAEIYEALYDKEKDTYYLKEAHEYWKKAGNMERAAKALERYAEEEPWFWEDVAKLYEELGNEEKAREAWERALEYYQKEAGEEGVFYEDVGNIARKLGKEELAREAYQKFLEYCLKEAEQDPMWWKHVAEAYDYLGEKDKAEEARKKYEEYRAKIMKANEETSKFPEEKENQS; this is translated from the coding sequence ATGGACAAGCTCAAAGCGTACCTAATCGGTTTCCTGATAGCAATCCTAGCAATAGCCGCTGGAATAGTCTGGTACGGCGGCTGGAAGCTGCTGCTCCAGGTGATACTCACCCTCGGCTTCCTCGGCGTCACCCTGATGCTGCTCTTCTTTACCGGACTGACGCTCTACGCCGAGAGCTGGAAGTACGGGGCGATACTCGCGATATTCACCGCGATAAGCGGCTACGGCCTCTACCTGAGCGCCACCTGGCGGAGCCTCAACGTCGTCGCCGGAATAATAGTCTTCTTCATAGCAATTGTTGCCTTCGGCATCTGGTACATCAGCGAGCCGGATTTAAGCCTGACAGACCGCTTCCGCTCGGCGGAAAAACTCGAAAAGATGGGCAAATACAAGGCCGCGGCAAGGAAGTACGAGAAGGCCGGAAACTACCTGAAGGCCGCTGAGATGTACGAGAAGCTCGGCTGGATGGAGAGCGCCGCCTGGGCCTACGAGAAGGCCGAGAAGTACGAGAAGGCGGCGGAGATTTATGAGGCCCTCTACGACAAGGAGAAGGACACCTACTACCTCAAGGAGGCCCACGAGTACTGGAAGAAGGCGGGAAACATGGAGAGGGCAGCTAAAGCCCTTGAGCGCTACGCCGAGGAGGAGCCGTGGTTCTGGGAGGACGTGGCAAAGCTCTACGAAGAGTTGGGCAACGAGGAGAAGGCCAGGGAAGCATGGGAAAGGGCCCTTGAGTACTACCAGAAGGAAGCCGGGGAGGAGGGTGTCTTTTACGAAGACGTCGGCAACATAGCGAGAAAGCTTGGAAAGGAGGAGCTGGCGAGGGAGGCATACCAGAAGTTCCTTGAATACTGCCTGAAGGAGGCGGAGCAGGACCCCATGTGGTGGAAGCACGTGGCTGAGGCCTACGACTACCTGGGAGAGAAGGACAAGGCGGAAGAGGCCAGAAAGAAGTACGAGGAATACAGGGCAAAGATCATGAAGGCCAACGAGGAGACCTCGAAGTTCCCGGAGGAGAAGGAGAACCAGAGCTAA
- a CDS encoding type II toxin-antitoxin system VapC family toxin, translated as MRAYVDVNVIYYHLIDNPEFSDRATDLLEEHYGSMITSSLTVWQLYILLRRLNSNGRFDLMEILPELGIRVVPLTPEILVEAEGVEKLDFDDAIHYTTMKKYGVKRILSNDRDFDKIEGIERVF; from the coding sequence GTGAGGGCCTACGTTGATGTTAACGTGATCTACTACCACCTTATTGATAACCCCGAGTTCTCTGATAGGGCCACCGATTTGCTGGAAGAACATTACGGGTCAATGATAACCTCATCTCTGACCGTTTGGCAGCTCTATATACTCCTCAGAAGGCTGAACAGTAACGGAAGGTTTGACCTTATGGAAATACTTCCGGAACTTGGGATTCGAGTCGTCCCGCTGACGCCTGAAATTCTCGTGGAAGCGGAGGGAGTAGAAAAGCTGGATTTTGATGACGCCATTCACTACACCACAATGAAGAAGTACGGCGTGAAGAGGATACTCTCGAACGACAGGGACTTCGACAAAATTGAGGGAATAGAGAGGGTATTTTAG
- a CDS encoding AbrB/MazE/SpoVT family DNA-binding domain-containing protein gives MAVEVVRLDDNGRVYLPASIRKNLRSREFYVEEKDGRIILIPVREKLMKYRGIFRGENLTGEDIDKIVDEETEKLLRGEL, from the coding sequence ATGGCAGTGGAAGTTGTGAGGCTCGACGACAACGGGAGGGTTTACCTCCCCGCCAGCATCAGGAAAAATCTCCGTTCCAGGGAGTTCTACGTCGAGGAGAAGGACGGCAGGATAATCCTGATTCCCGTCAGGGAGAAGCTGATGAAATACCGGGGAATTTTCCGGGGGGAAAACCTTACCGGGGAGGATATTGACAAAATCGTGGACGAAGAAACTGAAAAGCTCCTGAGGGGAGAGCTGTGA